CAGACGATGTATTAGAAACGCTACAAAAATTGGCCAATTATCATCGAAAGCAATGTGCCGCTAAGGTAATAAGTCTTACCGGAAGTAACGGAAAAACCACGACCAAAGAACTCATTAATGTCGTTCTATCCAGAAAATATAAAACCGTTGCAACTAAGGGAAACCTGAACAATCACATAGGAGTACCGCTTACGCTATTATCTGTAAAAGAGGTTACAGAAATTGCTATTGTAGAGATGGGGGCCAATCATCAAAAAGAAATTGAATTTTTATGCAAAATTGCTGAACCTGATTTTGGTTATATAACAAATTTTGGTAAAGCCCATTTAGAAGGTTTTGGTGGTGTAGAAGGTGTAATAAAAGGCAAGTGTGAACTATATAATTATCTAATGCCCCTTAATAAAAGTATTTTCTTGAATGCAGATGATCCTATTCAACGGGAGAAGTTAGCAGGTTACGTTAAGAAATATGGCTACAGCACACATGATTCCAAATTTTACAAAATAAAACTTTTAAAAACCGACCCTTATCTGGAAATTGAATTTGAAAATTTATCGGTTAAAACCAAACTGATAGGGGCGTATAATTTCCCAAATTGTTGTGCCGCCATTCTCATCGGCAAGTATTTCAATGTTGAACTAGAAGCTATTAAAGGGGCAATTGAAAATTATGAATCAGATAACAATCGTTCACAGGTAATAAATAAAAACGGGCATAAAATAATATTGGATGCCTATAATGCCAACCCAACGAGTATGCAAGCGGCTTTGGAAAGTTTTAAAGACTTAGATGCACAAGCTCCAATTCTGTTTTTAGGAGATATGTTCGAGCTTGGTGAAAGTGCCGCTCAAGAACATCAGTACATAGCGGAACTTGCGGCCAACCTTGGATTTTCGGATGTAGTGTTAATAGGTAAAAACTTTTACGGAACTAAAAGCAAATTTCAAAAATTTGAGTCTTTCGATGATGCTAAGAAACATATACAAGAATTTAAACTTCCACAAGAATCTACCTTATTTATAAAAGGTTCTCGCGGAATGGCTCTGGAACGAATATTGGAGCTCATTTAGTACAGAGAAAATACTGTGGGACATACTGGATTCGAACCAGTGACCT
This sequence is a window from Maribacter aestuarii. Protein-coding genes within it:
- a CDS encoding UDP-N-acetylmuramoyl-tripeptide--D-alanyl-D-alanine ligase, producing MEIDRLHKIFLDYPSVSTDTRKIKEGDIFFALKGDNFNGNEYAKQALEKGASYVVLDEKKYVINERTLLTDDVLETLQKLANYHRKQCAAKVISLTGSNGKTTTKELINVVLSRKYKTVATKGNLNNHIGVPLTLLSVKEVTEIAIVEMGANHQKEIEFLCKIAEPDFGYITNFGKAHLEGFGGVEGVIKGKCELYNYLMPLNKSIFLNADDPIQREKLAGYVKKYGYSTHDSKFYKIKLLKTDPYLEIEFENLSVKTKLIGAYNFPNCCAAILIGKYFNVELEAIKGAIENYESDNNRSQVINKNGHKIILDAYNANPTSMQAALESFKDLDAQAPILFLGDMFELGESAAQEHQYIAELAANLGFSDVVLIGKNFYGTKSKFQKFESFDDAKKHIQEFKLPQESTLFIKGSRGMALERILELI